Genomic window (Vicia villosa cultivar HV-30 ecotype Madison, WI unplaced genomic scaffold, Vvil1.0 ctg.000775F_1_1, whole genome shotgun sequence):
GGGTTGAGAAATGAAGATTGAGATGGGACAATTTTTCAATGCAGACGAGCATTTTGCAGTAGAGCATGTAGCAATTTATTGCAAGTATTCTTCTTATAGGCCTTGAGAGTTAATGTTTGGCCTATAGATTTTTTATCCACTAGGGCATCTCGTTCTAATTCCTCTTGTAATACATCCTAAGTTCCTAACAGGATCATGGATATTGTGTTAAATGCCATTTCTACACTAGCTGAACATTTTATGTCGAGCAAAAGACTTACCTTCATTTGATCAAACAGATTTTGATACGGCTGGTTCTTGTAGCGGTGTACTCGGCTTAATCGGTTTATGGCATTTACCTTCATTTAACTGGTGGAAATTGTGCATTTAATCCTTGTATTGACTTAAACTCTAAAGTCTTTTTTTAGTTTGTCAAGGACTAAACTTGTTCTAATAACTTTTGACAAGGAATGAATATACGGATTGGAAGTATACATCATCCACCAGATGAACTAATTTGTCCCTTTGTGCCATTCTACCTAGTCCACTTTTTGTGTTTCTCTATCACGTCAATAGAGAATGATATTAACCACAAGTTAAGATAAATCAAACGGTGTGTTTTGCGACATTTTTAAAGTCacagaaaaggaaatagaaggaTCATGGATGTTTATGAATTTCTTTCAAATTATAGAAGGGGGTGTGAATTGCAGAAAAGCTTAATTTTTCAACTTGTTATAAACAAAATACTTGATCTTACTCTAACCAAGATGCCTAAATTATTCAAACAATGTATAAAATTTTACATGATCTATTACATTAAAAATTAGTTATTTCCTACAAGTGCAACATGCACGGCCGGGAAAAGCATCATACTCAAAAATTTCAGTAGATAGCATCTCTTGAGCACTAAAATAAATTAGAACCTTGATACTTAAAGTTAATATTGTTGGCAAAGTTCCATTTTATTATAGAATCACTATTACACTAGCAGTTTACTCAAGCCCCCCATCACTGCCACAGTATCGGTTCCAGAAATACATTCATCTTCAACAAATGGAATTGTCTTTCGTATTGTCAAATTTACTGGAATGCTCCCGTCCTCTGCAAATCACAAACATTAGCAATTACTACCAGCAACTCAAAACAGCTCAAAATACTAGTTACTATAATGCTAGTCATACAATTCATGGATCTACAAATGACCACAACACAACAACGGTTGCAGCATTTGCATTTAGGTACAACGGAAAATAGTTCAGTAGGTGGCACCAGGTGCAATTACTGCAATATGCTCATCATGACAAAAAGATTTATTAGCTACCTTCATTTGTGCTGTCCTTTTCTATGCAAATGGCAGCATAATGAGAACCAAGTAACTCTAGAAGCACAAAATGCCAATTGCTTGAGAGATTCTCAAGGTCACCAGAAGGCTCAGCAAAAATTTCATCTTCCTGTCAGCAAAATAAATTGCTTCATAAATAGTTGAAGCAGAAAAAATTACTAATTCACATGCAAATATGTCAATACTAAATACTAATGTAATTTCTGGCCAAATATCAGCAGGGCATGCCCGTATGACGGTAGACTAGTTGACTACAGCAGTTAACCAACATGTAATTATTGTAATATAAcattcagtgttttaaaaaccgaactAGACAGTTGAAAACTGGTTGAACTTTAAGACAGCTTTTATCACGCTTCTTCCCAGTTTAAGATGATTGACGTATGACCCAGAGGTCTCGCCGGTCGATTTCCAGTTCAGTTTTTATAACAACGATAATATCTAACAAACTTCTCAGCTATGGCGGAATATAGCAGCGGTGGTAGGGTTCAACACAACGCTATTGGTTCGTGAGCTGCTATCAACACTAGCTAGCAGTTGTAGCGTCCGCAAACTGCTATCGCTATTTGCTCGCAAATAATCAATCTACTCTTCATCCTACTTTTAGTTCAGTTCTGTTTTATTCTTCTTATCTAAAGTTTAATTACTCTATATTTTAGGCTTTTTAACTATTAAGGAAGATGATCTCTTTAATTTTGTGTATTAATCTATTTTTGAGTATGCAATAGTGTGTATCCTGCTATCCGCCGTAGCATTTTAGGGGGATTGTGTTACGTAACGCTGTCTGAGATTAACATCATAGCTTCTTAAGAAACATACCTTAGAAATTACATGACGTAGAACTTGGATGCCTTCTTTCATATGGTCTCTTAATTGAATAGTGAAAGTATTAAAAGGTGATGCTGAGAAGCCTCTTCCGAGTGCTTTAACATATGCCTCCTGTAAATGGGACATGTCTTTGTAAGTGAAGCTGCataatagcaacaacaacaaaaaaaagttgAATTCTCAACCTACTTGTGTTCCCTCATTATATTACGCTTATTTAGTTATTATCATGTGTCAAAGGAAAGGCATATGCTAAGCACAATACGTTTGATTGGTtgcacaaaaataaaaaaactcaaaCATAAACACAGAACTACTAAGACTAGAGCTCACAACGACAagaaaaacaattagaaaatcTATTATCAATATATTCAAAGCCTACAAATGGTaaaaccttcataaaaataaaataaggtgTTTCATTGCTTTCAAAATAAGTAATACTCAAAAAGGAAAATTATTGATACGAAGCTAAACAAAAGAAATACTCAAATATTCTACAGATAATAGTTCAAAGAGTCACGTTTGTTTCTCAATCGACTTCTATCTGAGTAGTGAAATTCAATAATGTGACTAACCTTCAGAGTCCATAATTTTATAAACTCGTGACGTCGTAGCTCAGGATCTACAATGTGAGCCAGCATTTCTACTTCATGGGGAGAAAAGTATCGACGTGCAAAGGCTAAAATGTCATTCTTTAACCTCCTTTGCTTCTCTTCCACATCAATACCAATCTACAACGAGAACACAAATTAAATATGTTCAAAGCTAACAGTCTAGAGCAGGACAAATGGTGAGTCTTAAAACTAGAACAGAATATAatgacaataataaataaaaataacatttctATAACCATACTAAATGCATACCGGTGAGCCCACAGTTACTCCACATGCTATCAAAGAAGAAGTGTGCGAGATATTAAAATGTAGTGGCGGTAGGTTCCAATCATCAGCATATTGCCAGTCTACCTAATCAAATATGCTACTTAAGACTTTGAGTGTTTGCaagaaaaatccaattaacaGGTAATAGATTAACAATAAAAACACACACCTCAGGCTTGCCATAATTGTTCTTTCTAAACTTCAAGGATTTTGGATCAATATGACAATTTGTCTGGTCTAGCAGTAAAATAAATTGTTTAGATACATGACACCTCTGTCgtgaaatttaaagaaaaaaatcaaaactaaatGATACAGGAAGATGAACAATATAAAGGTAGCAGATTTTCCACCAAACAAGTAGGATATATATCTATTCAGatgaaacttaattaaattatgtCAGCAGTTGTAAAGGTTAAAAAGTTACATAAAAACTTAATTAAGAAACTGAGTAGCAGACCATCAAAACTTACAT
Coding sequences:
- the LOC131631131 gene encoding uncharacterized protein LOC131631131 isoform X2, whose amino-acid sequence is MLQYREAHFWYVLPDEVKCTNLLNRYFELLSPCEKENVLRMRGEELKKSALLARALVRTTLARYQTNCHIDPKSLKFRKNNYGKPEVDWQYADDWNLPPLHFNISHTSSLIACGVTVGSPIGIDVEEKQRRLKNDILAFARRYFSPHEVEMLAHIVDPELRRHEFIKLWTLKEAYVKALGRGFSASPFNTFTIQLRDHMKEGIQVLRHVISKEDEIFAEPSGDLENLSSNWHFVLLELLGSHYAAICIEKDSTNEEDGSIPVNLTIRKTIPFVEDECISGTDTVAVMGGLSKLLV
- the LOC131631131 gene encoding uncharacterized protein LOC131631131 isoform X1, producing the protein MSSMLYNKLRLTMNIHCFGRNLATASCSLSPVQLPAQKEAHFWYVLPDEVKCTNLLNRYFELLSPCEKENVLRMRGEELKKSALLARALVRTTLARYQTNCHIDPKSLKFRKNNYGKPEVDWQYADDWNLPPLHFNISHTSSLIACGVTVGSPIGIDVEEKQRRLKNDILAFARRYFSPHEVEMLAHIVDPELRRHEFIKLWTLKEAYVKALGRGFSASPFNTFTIQLRDHMKEGIQVLRHVISKEDEIFAEPSGDLENLSSNWHFVLLELLGSHYAAICIEKDSTNEEDGSIPVNLTIRKTIPFVEDECISGTDTVAVMGGLSKLLV